Sequence from the Panicum virgatum strain AP13 chromosome 5N, P.virgatum_v5, whole genome shotgun sequence genome:
tgaCCCGCTTtagaaccccactacgcaccggcgcctcaggaggcctccgttggacatgtccaaattATGATTGCCTTGCTAAATACAGTTTTAAATTATGATTGCAGTTCTACAAGTAGTGGTTAGAAGTTCTTCTAGGAGTTGGATATAATGGCATTCTGTTATTTTGAATGAACTAAAACAGCATTCTTATCCTGTCATTTGTGATTTGTCTATAAGTTAGGACTATTTTGTAGAGCCTCCAGTTGAGAGGCAGCCCACCCAGGGTCGAACTTCAGTGCTTGCAGTCGTATATCGTGTAACTACCTCTCTTAAGGAAGTGATGATAGGTAGATTCTTACGTTTTTGGAGTTGGCAGTTGGCCAAGTTTTCTTTTTTACCACTTTGTGTAAGATAGACTATCAATAAATCTTGCCATGTAGCACTATGCcttaaaaaaatgcaaacaccATTACAGCGGAAACTTTCATCTTTTTCAAACTGAGGCCAACTCCCCATTTCCATTTCATTAACGGAAATACAAAGCATCTtacaagaagaacaagagagGGGGATAGGCagaagggggaggggggggggggtggggggggtcACCAGATGAGGGGGTAAGGGCTGCACTCCAGCCTGATTTTCAGGCCAGCAAACGTCCAACTATGGTGATACTCAACAGCCCAGGATTTCTAGGCGCCCTACAAAAGGTCCAACATTTAACAGTAATCTAACAGCAAGGAAACTAAAGAAGTGCACAACAGACAGATCCTAACAAGAGACCCAAAAACAATGACATAGCCGGCTTCACATCCTTCAAGTGGAGAGAGAGTTCCAAAATCTTCAGTCTTCCTCTTTTcagtcttcttcttcatcttcttcctggTGCTCCGGGGCATCAGTTAGcagcagaggcactcgaggagGTTGGGCCAGCACCCTGGGCGCACAAGAGAGAATAATCCTTAACCCGTCCATAGTGGAAACtttcatgatcttgaattacaTGCAAACCATACATTATGAATGAATTTTCACTGCTGTGAGTTGCTAGGGAAATCCTTCAGCATCCATGTATTGAGTTTGGAGAGTCTTGGTCAATAGGAGATTTCAATTTTTCTTCATCTGTTAGCCTTTTGCCTTGGTGCCCGTGGCTAATTGGCGATATATAGTTTACAAATGAAGGTATCAACTATTATGATGATGTTTTGATGGCCTTGAGCATAATGATAAGAACCCACTTTTGGCGTATTGTTCTCTGAAGTTGACAAATTTATTACAAGTGTAATTTATGATTCACAATACATTCTATTCTGTTCTATTTCTTAATGATTACTTGGTTAGTAATTTCCAACCTTCTGCAAGTGCAGCATTGGTGCAGACAAGTGGTCTTTACAGTATAAAtcaattccaaaaaaattgcaaaGTCTGTACAATGATGGTTACAAACTGGTTAGTTGCTTTCTTTTCACTACTTAGTTTAGTATTTCACTTCTTTCTTATTCATTTTTTGTTTGTGTATGTGTACTATTTTGTATCATGTAGCATGCTCATACATGCATAACATCTGTCCATGAAAGTAAGAAGAATTTTGACCATTAATTTCTCCTATAATTTACTGTAAATTGTTACAAAATCAATATCATCTTAAAGCCACTTTGAATACAATTTAGTGATGCATCTCCTATGCACTAAACATGCATATGATTTTACTAATCATTTGTCAACATTTTCCTAGTCAAAATACGCCTTGCATTGATGGATGGAGGTATAGCTTTGCATTCAGTGCCATATCATCTTTTGGGGAATAATGTCAACTCTTTTTTGTCTACTGTTAGGTCATATTCACCAATGAGTCGAACATTGATCGCTGGAAGAATAAGCGGCAGGAAGCTGTTGACTCCAAAGTTGGACGCCTCGATAACTTTATCGAGTGTGTTAAAGTCCCTATTCAGGTATGCTTCTTTATCTGAAACCTGTCTCAAATGTATCAAGAAGCTTCTGAACAGCCCTTTAAAGAAAAAGGTAACAGAGGAATGCATCAGCTCAAATAGGGCTTGTCACTTGAGTTTGCATTTCAGGTAGTTCTATGATTGATTATTTTGATTTGCACCTGCAGGTTTTCATTGCTTGTGGTTTAGGGCAAGGAAAAGGTACTCCAGATGATCCATACCGCAAACCAAATCCTGGAATGTGGTGGTTAATGGCTCAGCATTTCAATTCCGGAATTGAAATCGACATGGAGAAGTAATCACTCTATTCTCAGACAATATTTCAGTTTTACATAGCTATACTACCTTTAGCAAATAGTCACAAAATCACTCTTAATCATCAACTTTAAAGAACTGGGCTTCAATTTGAATGAGACTTTTAAGCATGGGCTGCATATTTTTTGGGCTGGAGCCACACATCTGTCTCGCAAGCTTTACCTGTTTCTATTTGGTAATATGGAGTAATGGAGGTAGTTACCATGCAGGATAAGGGCTCACATCTTAGTGGGAATGTGGGATTGCAGTTGCGTGCGCATAAACGAATGCACACACTGACATCTCTCTCTAGGAGCCTTCTACCTCTTCCCAATCACTTGGAGAGTTGGTTTACCATAaaggggtgggggaggggggagcCTTGGTTATTTATTTGGATTTTTCCCCCTAAactaaaaaataactaatttagATGATGATGGAAAAAAAACCTTTGTTGGATGTCAGATATTGTAATATGTTTGAGCTTGAAATTTCTACAATTAGGATTTTGCAGTGCCTCTCATTGAGGACCGTTGCTGCTATGCTCCTGTAGTTCTCTAGTTTACTATATTTACTATACAATAGTAAACTGTCAATTTCCATAATGTTGTAAGATATGCAGGATTGTTAAACTCACACAGAGTAAAGGCGCCAAGCCATTTTAGATTGTACTATCCACGTGTTTTCTGGGTTAGGCTTGGTTATGGCAAAGGACAGGAGATTGGGTCGCTTGAGTTGGTCATTGCAAGAAACTCAGGATGCATTATTCTGTATTGATGCAAAGCTATCCACAAACTGTTCTGAGATTTGCCATATTATTTCAGATCTTTTATGTGGGTGATGCTGCTGGGAGAGAAAACGATCATAGTGATGCTGATATAAAATTTGCTGAGGTATGACAACCTGTCTGAATGAGCATTCAAcagagattttttttccttattcGATTTAAAGTATTTGAAAGGCCCTCACTTGTCTTCCGGAAAAAGATAGCAACCTAGTTCACAAGGCATCGGCAAAGTAGTTAAAAGGAACTGAGTTTTCTCTGTACCATGCAGAACAGGAACTTTTAGATATCCATTTTCAGTTAAAATTACTTGGATGCTATGCTGCTTTTAGTTAGTATTATTCATTTGTTACCTTTTTTTCATTACAGTATTATGTTTGGGATGATTAGAAGCCTTCATTAGCTGACGTGTGATATGTCCTATTATAGGCCATCGGTTTGAAGTTTTGCGTTCCTGAGGAATACTTCGGTTCCTAGGAGTTCTGAGGTGAGGTCGATTAGGGCAAGGTGGTTATGCTATGATGGTATGTAGCTTTTGGGTGTCGAGAATACTACAGCTATCTTGATGTGGAAATCTGTATTTGGCTGTTTAAACAGTCTAATAATATCGTAGCTAATCTGATGTGGAAATGTAGTGCTAAATTGCTGAGGTAATGGCATAATGCAGCATTCGAGCCTTTAGAACGTTAGGTGCTGTGGCAAACAGGTCCTGGACTCCTGGTCTCATTCTGTAACGATCGACAATCAGTAATTCTGATGGCAATTCGATCACGCTCAGATCGATCGGTGATCTATCATCTATCTATATTTTTTTCGCGAAAGTAGGCCATACCCTTGCAGAATCAGCAACCACGCGCCTGCTTGTTGCCAAGGTTAGAAATCGCTTATTCCCGTATCCCTGTCGCCGAGTGCCCACGGTGTGAGCAGATTCCAGGGAGCCTTTTGCAGATGAACATTAGATAGGTAACTCAAAGATGTGCCTTTTGCAAGACTCCAAGACAAGCAAgggcgtgtttagttggtgaatttttttggattttgctactgtagcacttttgtttttatttggtaattagtgtccaatcatagactaattatgcccaaaagattcatctcatcatttccagctaaactgtgcaactagttattttttaaaactatatttaatgcttcatgtatgtgtccaaaaatttgatgtgacgaagaatcttgaaaattttgagaactaaacaggacccAAATAAGTTGATTCAGAGATTAGCAAAACTTGTATGACAGTCTGCTCCGATCATCTCTTGTGTTCCAAAATCAGGCGGGCCGTGCTTCTGGTCAGCAAGATTCTTTTGACCCCTGCCTTCGCTACAGTACGCAGTCAGGCACTGCGCAAGTTGTGGCAGTCAGTGCTGACGTTGCCGTCAGCCCGGAAGACCGCGACTCGACCCGTTTGCTCGCTCTCGCATTCGTATCCCAAAAAATGAAACAAATATCTCAGctttcaaaaaaagagagagaaatgtAGCCGTTTGGCCACTATGCGCGATCCGCACGGCAACCGCTCCGTCCCCGACTCCCCGTGGTGCTCCCCTTCCACCTACATACGCTCTCCCACTCCAAGTCCACCGGACGAGTCCGTCTGATCTCCATAAACCCAACGCAGGGAGCCAGgggagcagagagagagagagagagagagagagagagatcagcGGAGGGACATGGCGACCGAGATCCAGGCCTACGGACGACGGCGCGGCACCTTTGTGGTGTCGTTCGACGGGGACCTCTTCGACGCAACGCTCACCAAGTCCGGCGACGTGGTGGAGTCGTGGGTGGACAAGACCTACCgcatccaccgccgcagccgccaccccaTCGTCGCTGGCCTCGACGTGGAGTGGCGCCCCGCCCGCGAGCCGGGCCCCGTCGCCGTGCTGCAGGTCTGCgtcggccgccgctgcctcgtCTTCCAGATCCTCCGCGCCGACTACGTCCCCGACGCCCTCTCCTGCTTCCTCGCCGACCGCCGTTTCGCCTTCGTCGGGGTCGGGATCCGCGACGACGTGGCCATGCTGCGTGACGGGTACGGGCTGGAGGTGTCGCGCGCGGTGGAcctgcgccgcctcgccgcgcgcacgcTGGGGAGGCCCGAGCTGCGCGACGCGGGGCTGCGGGCGCTGGTGCGGGGGGTGATGGGCGTGCGGATGGAGAAGCCGCACCATGTGCGCGTCAGCGTCTGGGTCAAGCGCGAGCTGACGGAGGACCAGTTCAAGTACGCCTGCGCCGACGCGTTCGCGTCCATGGAGGTCGGCTGGAGGCTCTACAACGATGCGTGACGAGCTTGTCACTGAGCTGAGCTAGCTCCGGGACGCCTGGTGCTTTGCGGCGTGGCATGTAGAGTTTCTGCTCTAGCTATACCTTGACAGATCTTTTGTTGATCTTAGTGATCTTTTGTTGTGTGGATTCCATTCGTGGCATCTGAACGGGAACGTTGGCATGCGATTTGCGTTGTTCGTCCGTTCTCCCGCCGCAGGTGCAAGGCccgtggcgccggcggctgctGTGCCTCGTCGCTGTTGCTGTATGCGCCAAGAGACAACCGACTGAATTGCAGAGAAATTAAGCATTCTTCCGTTGATGGCATTATGCAACTGCAATGCGGTTTTTTTTTTCCCGAGGAAAATGCAATGCGTTTTTGTACCCATCAATTGGCCATTCCGCGATTCTGGAGTCTGAATCTCACTGGTGCCTTTTTAAGTCATATTACTAGCACGGTTTTGACTTGTTGAGTCCATCCTAAAATGTTGTTTTAGTATTTAAATTTCATTCCACAAATGGTGTTGTTTTAACTAGTTCTAATTCATAGTATTTATTGAGGATCTAGAAAATTAAATGAATAATACGGTTTTCAATCACAATTACTAGAAATAATTAGTTGTAGCAAAGTTACTCCATAAGAGTAATATCTGAAAATTTATAAAACAAAACACTTattttaggatggagggagtataaacTAAAGAAATACCTAAAGTATGGAAAGCACGAAATGTATCTAAATCTTTTTCAGAAATGTTGAAAAAATCACAGTGGTAGGTCAGAGCGAGTAGGGTCCGCGTATATGCTTCACCTCAGGTGCAAA
This genomic interval carries:
- the LOC120675888 gene encoding Werner Syndrome-like exonuclease, which translates into the protein MATEIQAYGRRRGTFVVSFDGDLFDATLTKSGDVVESWVDKTYRIHRRSRHPIVAGLDVEWRPAREPGPVAVLQVCVGRRCLVFQILRADYVPDALSCFLADRRFAFVGVGIRDDVAMLRDGYGLEVSRAVDLRRLAARTLGRPELRDAGLRALVRGVMGVRMEKPHHVRVSVWVKRELTEDQFKYACADAFASMEVGWRLYNDA